The Synechocystis sp. PCC 7509 genome includes a window with the following:
- a CDS encoding AAA family ATPase: protein MLIEFSIGNYRSFKDTVTFSMVAADITAKDKKLDENNVFAVDNKLKLLKSAAIYGANASGKSNLVKALGFMRWFMVNSSKETQSTDEIDAEPFKLSTETKEKPSFFELVFLMDGRKYRYGFEVDKKKVVSEWLFYVPKQRETKLFERQLNNIEVTKTYKADGIQQRTRANALFLSVSAQFNVEIAEKILTWTTENLNIKFGLNNIQSLQYTVDCIIKDENKNEIIQLIRDLDLGIDDIKVDQEDLLVNLRNNLQDEHKEIIAGIEGRQAASITTSHKIFDENNKYKSFENFDLKKHESEGTQKLFALAGLIFKILKKGKIILIDEFDSSLHPLITKAIIDLFNSKETNPNNAQLVFMTHDTNLLSNKLFRRDQIWFMEKDRYGATDLYSLAEYKVRNDASFESDYIKGRYGAIPYIGKLSYLADSHV, encoded by the coding sequence ATGCTTATCGAGTTTAGTATTGGTAATTACAGGTCTTTTAAAGATACAGTTACTTTCAGCATGGTAGCAGCAGACATCACAGCAAAAGATAAAAAGCTTGATGAGAATAACGTTTTTGCTGTAGATAACAAACTGAAGTTACTCAAAAGCGCCGCAATATATGGCGCGAATGCTAGTGGTAAAAGCAACCTCGTCAAAGCATTAGGTTTTATGAGATGGTTTATGGTTAATTCATCTAAAGAAACTCAAAGTACAGATGAAATAGATGCAGAACCTTTTAAACTGAGTACCGAAACTAAAGAAAAGCCATCTTTTTTTGAGTTAGTATTTTTGATGGATGGGCGAAAATATAGATATGGGTTTGAAGTAGATAAGAAAAAAGTTGTTTCAGAGTGGCTGTTTTATGTTCCAAAACAGAGAGAAACCAAATTATTTGAACGCCAACTTAATAATATTGAGGTAACCAAAACTTATAAAGCTGATGGCATTCAACAAAGAACGAGGGCAAATGCACTTTTTTTATCTGTATCTGCTCAGTTTAATGTAGAAATTGCTGAGAAAATTCTCACTTGGACAACGGAAAATTTAAACATAAAATTCGGTCTTAATAATATTCAAAGTCTGCAATATACGGTCGATTGCATCATCAAAGATGAAAACAAAAATGAGATTATTCAATTAATTAGAGATTTAGACTTAGGAATCGATGATATAAAGGTAGATCAGGAAGATTTGCTAGTTAATCTTAGAAATAATCTACAAGATGAACACAAGGAAATCATTGCTGGTATTGAAGGGAGACAAGCTGCTTCAATTACTACATCCCACAAGATTTTTGATGAGAATAATAAATACAAATCTTTTGAAAACTTTGATTTAAAAAAACATGAATCTGAAGGCACGCAGAAACTTTTTGCTTTAGCTGGATTAATATTCAAAATTCTTAAAAAAGGCAAAATTATTTTAATTGATGAGTTCGATTCAAGTCTACACCCATTAATCACTAAGGCAATTATCGATTTGTTTAACTCAAAAGAAACTAATCCTAATAATGCTCAATTAGTATTTATGACTCATGATACTAATTTACTCAGTAATAAACTATTTCGTAGAGATCAAATATGGTTTATGGAAAAAGATAGATATGGTGCAACAGATTTATATTCATTAGCAGAGTACAAAGTCCGTAATGATGCTTCCTTCGAGAGTGACTATATCAAAGGCAGATATGGTGCAATTCCGTATATTGGCAAGTTAAGTTACTTAGCTGATTCTCATGTCTAA
- a CDS encoding RloB family protein codes for MSKNSQGYSARKVNTREIKQRFLIVCEGAKTEPNYFKSFRVPKVVIEIQGLGENPSKLVQSANELKSQDEYDQVWCVFDRDDWTKEDFNNAISSAKKYGFKVAYSNEAFELWYVLHFEFLNTGIPRNDYIKKLTSLLGKKYQKNSTTIYDDLLDKQDIAIKRAKKLLEEYEPSKPEQDNPSTTVHLLVEQLKRFVR; via the coding sequence ATGTCTAAAAATTCTCAAGGCTATTCAGCGAGAAAAGTCAATACTAGAGAAATTAAGCAAAGGTTCTTGATTGTGTGCGAAGGTGCAAAAACTGAACCTAATTATTTTAAAAGCTTTCGCGTACCTAAAGTTGTAATAGAAATTCAAGGTTTAGGTGAGAATCCCAGTAAGTTAGTTCAAAGTGCTAACGAGCTAAAAAGCCAGGATGAATACGATCAAGTCTGGTGTGTATTCGATCGGGATGATTGGACTAAAGAAGATTTTAATAATGCTATTTCTAGTGCTAAAAAGTATGGGTTTAAAGTTGCATATTCTAATGAAGCTTTTGAATTATGGTATGTATTGCACTTTGAGTTTCTTAATACTGGCATTCCTAGGAATGATTATATTAAAAAACTGACATCCTTATTGGGTAAAAAATATCAGAAAAATAGTACAACTATCTATGATGATTTGCTAGACAAACAAGATATTGCTATCAAGCGTGCTAAAAAACTCTTGGAAGAATACGAGCCTTCAAAGCCAGAACAAGACAATCCATCAACTACAGTACATTTACTGGTTGAACAGCTAAAGAGATTTGTGCGATAA
- a CDS encoding helix-turn-helix domain-containing protein, whose protein sequence is MADNVEQTALNSSLERYIGNTIRQLRQKHRLTIAEVCDRANISRGMLSKIENAQTATSLETLAKLASALGVSLSTLFRNYNMPEGDAQLVKSGEGMEVVRRGTKRGHTYHLLAYDRGSTKLFEPFLIAMDDASEAFPTFEHPGVEFIYMLQGKIEYRHGQSTYLLEPGDSLTFRGDIPHGPEKLIELPIVFLAIIYYSTPPVES, encoded by the coding sequence ATGGCAGATAATGTTGAACAAACTGCCCTCAATAGTTCCTTAGAGCGTTATATAGGTAATACAATCCGGCAATTGCGACAAAAACACAGGTTAACGATCGCCGAAGTGTGCGATCGCGCCAATATTTCGCGCGGTATGCTATCAAAAATAGAAAATGCTCAAACTGCAACCAGTTTAGAAACCTTGGCAAAACTTGCTAGTGCTTTAGGCGTATCGCTTTCAACATTATTTCGCAACTACAATATGCCCGAAGGCGACGCGCAACTGGTTAAAAGTGGCGAAGGAATGGAAGTAGTACGCAGAGGGACTAAACGCGGTCATACTTACCATCTTTTAGCCTACGATCGCGGATCTACTAAATTATTTGAACCATTTTTGATTGCAATGGACGATGCTTCGGAGGCTTTCCCAACTTTTGAGCATCCAGGAGTAGAGTTTATTTATATGCTGCAAGGCAAAATTGAATATCGTCACGGACAATCTACCTATCTATTAGAACCTGGCGATTCGCTAACATTTCGGGGAGATATCCCGCACGGGCCAGAAAAGTTGATTGAATTACCGATAGTTTTTCTAGCGATTATTTATTATTCTACGCCCCCTGTTGAAAGCTAG
- a CDS encoding IS1 family transposase (programmed frameshift) encodes MDCPLCGHIKAHKHGKMPNGHQRYLCPACHQTFSESFDSLYYRRHISPEQIRQVLQAHSEGSSLRGISRTTGLAYNTVVSIVRAASQKAQLVHNAEVQAVQTEEVSADEMWSFVKKQKQCCAQELEVGDCWIGLSLADSSGLILAARVGKHTDELIGQLVLNTEGKTNCKQFNSDAWGGYERVLPPEIHHYIGKDKTQRLERTNGTVRQQTGRWHRRQNKFGKVWEQTKVTTRLVVSYFNWIWQHSRFKTTAAQRAGLATRAWSWHDIATYPTLI; translated from the exons ATGGATTGTCCTCTGTGTGGTCACATTAAAGCCCATAAACATGGCAAGATGCCGAACGGACATCAACGTTACCTGTGTCCCGCTTGCCATCAAACGTTCTCGGAATCCTTCGACAGTTTGTACTATCGTCGACATATTAGTCCTGAACAAATTCGCCAAGTGTTGCAAGCACATAGTGAGGGCAGTAGTTTACGAGGGATTAGTAGAACAACTGGGCTTGCCTACAACACAGTTGTGAGTATTGTTCGCGCTGCCAGTCAAAAAGCCCAATTGGTTCACAATGCCGAAGTCCAAGCTGTACAAACAGAGGAGGTAAGTGCCGATGAGATGTGGTCATTTGTC AAAAAACAGAAACAGTGTTGCGCTCAAGAACTAGAAGTCGGGGATTGTTGGATCGGTCTGAGTCTTGCCGATTCAAGTGGCTTAATTCTGGCGGCGCGAGTTGGCAAACACACTGATGAACTGATTGGTCAGTTAGTCCTCAACACCGAGGGAAAAACAAATTGCAAGCAATTTAACAGTGATGCTTGGGGCGGGTATGAGCGAGTTCTACCTCCTGAAATTCACCACTACATTGGCAAAGACAAAACGCAGCGATTAGAACGTACTAATGGTACTGTGCGACAACAAACCGGAAGATGGCATCGACGACAGAACAAGTTTGGTAAGGTGTGGGAACAGACAAAAGTGACAACTCGATTAGTGGTGAGTTACTTCAACTGGATTTGGCAGCATAGCCGATTCAAAACAACTGCTGCACAACGAGCCGGATTAGCAACGAGAGCGTGGAGTTGGCATGATATTGCTACCTATCCCACATTAATTTGA
- a CDS encoding type II toxin-antitoxin system VapC family toxin encodes MLLDTSGLLCYLHQDEPQHQEVVQLLNGASNNLLTHSYVLAELIVLALVRRFPRPAVLIFVTNLLDSPDIETVWVDEQLHRQAMQLLVDRQDKTYSLCDAVSFVLMRQRGIDEALTTDRHFEQDLYDCCYLLTNNLLHRNWEKT; translated from the coding sequence GTGCTTTTAGATACGTCCGGCTTACTCTGCTATCTGCATCAAGATGAACCACAACATCAGGAAGTTGTGCAGCTACTCAATGGTGCAAGCAATAATCTACTGACTCATAGCTATGTTCTAGCTGAGTTAATTGTTCTAGCGTTAGTACGTCGTTTTCCTCGTCCTGCTGTATTGATCTTTGTAACAAACTTGCTGGATAGTCCAGATATCGAAACAGTTTGGGTAGATGAGCAACTTCATCGACAAGCAATGCAGCTTTTAGTGGATCGTCAAGACAAGACTTATTCGTTGTGTGATGCGGTTAGTTTTGTTTTAATGCGCCAGCGCGGTATTGATGAGGCATTGACAACCGATCGCCACTTTGAGCAAGATTTGTACGATTGTTGCTACCTACTAACTAACAATTTGTTACATCGGAATTGGGAGAAAACTTGA